Proteins encoded within one genomic window of Legionella sp. PC997:
- a CDS encoding amino acid adenylation domain-containing protein, which produces MIRARNHQLLGLISQSKNIKKWCKANDIPYIKNIKEFENNHMNQSCDYLFSIANGAILPPSILNYPRVHAVNYHNSPLPKYAGLYATTWAILNDEKEHAISWHVMHEQVDSGDILKQSWFSIEDDETALSLNLKCYEHAVKAFHELLIEFETNTTTLVKQNLAFRSYYGLQNKPEYYGFISWENPSEHIDRLCRALTFGHYKNELATPKLLIQGQVLVIKSYRKLGISSGERPGIIVHISNTDLQITTGSTDIVLYELMSLTGDEYPIERLIEDYALAVGQRLPDIDTLYIQRMLSHPAVNQTRVEQFWLKELLQCIHGGVSFLSHLTVGNDKQSLDQPRYKTITISDNLFTLMKEYSKNHSVQVKNIIFGVLLTYIYRLNNYKNFSLGYSPTSFAKTIECLDNILERHVPLTTHFESSHSFRDILSFIEDENERINPYATFCKDVFIRYPELQGLTKEIDISFTFCDTSSRPPLSSQKKLNFYIPEDGSSIYVHNNTEYQSQEESYAFFNYMEHHLHTLLEDALNRSDSKIFELSILNKEEEHCLLHEWNDTHSVYDSNVLLHHEFERQAAKTPLSIAAIFNNVTITYEELNIKANQVAQYLTSHGVKPGDIIGIYIHREMYMLISILGVLKSGAAYLPLDPHYPDRRINYMLSHSQSKILLTHQASVSKHIHGYSGLIIDVEDIIKSTGSISHPVHIATKPSDLAYVIYTSGTTGKPKGVTISHLAASNHMHWMRQTYDFNDSDVFLQKTPFSFDASVWEFFMPLWVGATVVIAPRDAHASPKELIALVKKNKVSILQLVPSMLREMILTPKFKSCSSLRHVFCGGEVLLPETIHAFYEYNSAGCKLHNLYGPTEATIDALTHTCSTQDETSHVSRIGKPISNTNVYILDDHMKPVPTGILGELYISGHGLAYGYLHNEELTQQKFLPNPFESYYNRIYKTGDLVKWQNNGTVEYHERRDTQIKIRGFRIEISEIESSLDKIPSIYQCLVKPEKSKNGDPFLCAYLVLRDNEEVNATDIRSFLKDELPDYMIPTRFFVVDKLLTTPNGKLDRTSAIVPLKQLFSSKEHLTPQNDIEKVLHGIWCAVLNNEYLGIYDDFFEMGGHSLSAMNVISQIQQLFSIKLSIRTLFDFPMIHSLAIEIKQLLDTNQQVTNKLTLYEHILIPIKESGNKTPIFLIHPIGGSIFWYKSLGVYLEQDIPLYGLQDPGLEYEEFFFKTIEEMAETYIKVIQTIQPHGPYIIGGASFGSTVAVEIAQQLQEMDERVKAIISLDGWAEYPALQRDEDHFKELMREHNVRISEHHKQHQITNSDNLLELQWHREKMLMHYKLPRIKTNLILFKAESLTNLFNYDAPLNWWDNYTADEITYYLVPGNHESMFSEPNIKTLANKLNVCLNSLDSLL; this is translated from the coding sequence ATGATACGTGCAAGAAACCATCAATTGCTTGGCTTGATTTCCCAATCCAAAAACATCAAAAAATGGTGTAAGGCAAACGATATTCCCTATATAAAGAATATTAAGGAATTCGAAAATAATCACATGAATCAGTCATGTGATTATTTGTTTAGCATAGCCAATGGCGCCATTCTCCCCCCTTCTATTCTCAATTACCCACGTGTACATGCAGTGAATTATCATAACAGCCCTTTGCCTAAATATGCTGGATTATATGCCACCACCTGGGCAATTCTAAATGATGAAAAGGAACATGCAATTAGTTGGCACGTCATGCACGAACAGGTTGATTCAGGAGATATTTTAAAACAATCCTGGTTTTCAATTGAAGACGACGAAACAGCACTGAGTTTAAATCTAAAATGTTATGAGCATGCAGTCAAAGCCTTTCATGAATTGTTAATTGAATTTGAAACCAACACGACAACTCTAGTGAAACAAAACTTAGCCTTTCGCTCATACTACGGATTACAAAATAAGCCAGAATATTATGGCTTTATTTCATGGGAAAACCCATCGGAACATATTGACAGATTATGCCGGGCATTAACTTTTGGTCATTATAAAAACGAGCTCGCCACTCCCAAACTATTAATTCAAGGGCAAGTATTGGTCATTAAATCGTACCGGAAACTAGGTATTTCTTCTGGAGAGCGTCCAGGAATCATTGTCCATATATCAAATACGGATCTGCAAATTACCACCGGATCAACTGATATAGTCCTCTATGAATTAATGAGTTTAACAGGTGACGAGTATCCTATAGAACGACTTATTGAAGACTATGCATTAGCGGTGGGGCAGAGACTACCTGATATTGATACTCTGTACATTCAAAGAATGTTATCTCATCCGGCTGTCAATCAAACTCGTGTAGAACAATTCTGGTTAAAAGAACTGTTACAATGTATCCATGGTGGCGTCTCCTTTTTATCACATCTTACTGTAGGCAATGACAAACAATCATTAGATCAGCCACGGTACAAAACAATAACCATATCGGACAACTTATTTACTCTGATGAAGGAATATTCAAAAAATCACTCTGTTCAGGTTAAAAATATTATTTTTGGAGTACTACTGACTTATATTTATAGACTGAATAACTATAAAAACTTCTCGTTAGGCTACAGCCCAACCTCTTTTGCTAAAACCATTGAATGTTTAGACAATATACTTGAACGACATGTCCCTTTAACCACCCATTTTGAAAGTAGCCATTCGTTTAGAGACATTTTATCTTTTATTGAAGATGAAAATGAGCGCATTAATCCTTATGCAACCTTTTGCAAGGATGTATTTATTCGTTATCCAGAGTTACAAGGGTTAACCAAGGAAATTGATATCAGTTTTACTTTTTGTGATACCTCAAGCCGCCCTCCCCTGTCATCTCAAAAAAAGCTAAATTTTTACATTCCAGAAGATGGCTCCTCTATTTACGTTCACAATAATACGGAATACCAATCACAGGAAGAATCATATGCATTCTTTAACTATATGGAACATCATCTGCATACATTACTAGAAGATGCATTAAACCGTTCTGACTCAAAGATTTTTGAATTATCCATCCTGAATAAAGAGGAAGAGCATTGTCTTTTACATGAATGGAATGACACTCACAGCGTTTATGACTCGAATGTTTTACTGCATCATGAATTTGAAAGACAGGCAGCAAAGACCCCCCTATCCATTGCTGCTATTTTTAATAATGTCACCATCACCTATGAAGAACTCAATATAAAGGCTAATCAAGTAGCCCAGTATCTGACCTCTCATGGAGTAAAACCGGGCGATATAATAGGTATATACATTCACCGCGAGATGTATATGTTAATTAGTATTCTTGGTGTTTTAAAATCTGGAGCAGCTTATTTACCCCTAGATCCCCATTATCCGGATAGGCGAATTAATTACATGCTAAGCCACAGTCAATCAAAAATTCTGTTGACTCATCAAGCATCAGTATCAAAACACATTCATGGCTATTCGGGTTTAATTATCGATGTTGAAGATATTATTAAATCCACAGGAAGCATCTCTCATCCTGTTCATATCGCGACTAAACCTTCTGATTTAGCCTATGTGATATATACATCAGGAACTACGGGAAAACCTAAAGGTGTTACCATTTCACATCTTGCTGCATCTAATCACATGCATTGGATGCGACAGACGTATGATTTTAATGATAGTGATGTATTTTTACAAAAAACGCCCTTCTCATTTGATGCCTCCGTATGGGAATTTTTTATGCCTCTTTGGGTTGGAGCAACCGTAGTCATTGCTCCACGTGACGCACATGCAAGCCCAAAAGAATTAATTGCCCTCGTGAAAAAGAACAAAGTAAGCATACTCCAACTTGTTCCTTCAATGCTTCGGGAAATGATCTTAACACCAAAATTTAAATCGTGTTCTTCTTTACGGCATGTATTCTGTGGAGGAGAGGTACTATTGCCAGAAACTATCCATGCCTTTTATGAATATAATAGTGCAGGATGTAAGCTACATAATTTGTATGGTCCAACTGAAGCAACCATTGATGCACTGACACACACCTGCTCAACTCAAGACGAGACCTCCCATGTCAGTCGAATAGGGAAGCCCATTTCGAATACAAATGTCTACATATTAGACGATCACATGAAGCCTGTTCCGACAGGGATATTAGGTGAGCTGTACATCTCAGGACATGGATTAGCCTATGGCTATCTCCATAATGAAGAACTTACCCAACAAAAATTCTTACCCAACCCATTTGAGAGTTACTACAACCGAATTTATAAAACGGGGGATCTCGTAAAATGGCAAAATAATGGTACCGTAGAATATCATGAACGTCGCGATACCCAGATAAAGATTCGTGGGTTTAGAATAGAAATTAGCGAAATTGAATCATCCCTTGATAAAATTCCCTCCATTTATCAATGCCTTGTCAAGCCAGAAAAATCAAAGAACGGCGACCCATTCCTCTGCGCCTATCTGGTACTAAGAGATAACGAAGAGGTAAACGCGACCGACATCCGCTCATTTTTAAAGGATGAACTTCCAGATTACATGATTCCAACCCGTTTTTTTGTGGTTGACAAGCTATTAACCACCCCCAACGGAAAACTGGATAGAACCAGTGCTATTGTACCGTTAAAGCAGCTTTTTTCGAGTAAAGAACATCTTACGCCACAAAATGATATTGAAAAGGTATTACACGGTATTTGGTGTGCTGTGTTGAACAACGAATACTTAGGTATTTATGATGATTTTTTTGAAATGGGAGGTCACTCTCTATCGGCGATGAACGTTATTTCACAAATTCAACAACTATTTTCTATTAAATTAAGTATCAGAACATTATTTGACTTTCCGATGATTCATTCATTGGCGATTGAAATCAAGCAATTATTGGATACTAATCAGCAGGTTACCAATAAATTAACACTATATGAGCACATCCTCATTCCTATTAAAGAGTCAGGTAATAAAACTCCGATATTTCTTATTCATCCTATTGGGGGAAGTATTTTTTGGTATAAATCGCTGGGAGTCTATCTTGAGCAAGATATTCCATTATACGGGTTACAAGATCCTGGCCTTGAATACGAAGAGTTCTTTTTTAAAACCATAGAAGAAATGGCAGAAACATACATCAAGGTCATTCAGACGATTCAACCCCATGGTCCTTATATTATTGGAGGAGCGTCCTTCGGAAGCACTGTTGCTGTTGAGATAGCCCAGCAACTTCAAGAAATGGATGAACGAGTAAAAGCGATTATTTCGCTGGATGGATGGGCTGAATATCCAGCTCTTCAAAGAGATGAGGATCATTTTAAAGAGTTAATGCGTGAACACAATGTCCGGATTTCAGAACATCATAAACAGCATCAGATTACGAACTCCGATAATTTATTAGAATTGCAATGGCATAGAGAAAAAATGCTCATGCACTACAAATTACCCCGTATTAAAACCAATTTAATTTTATTTAAAGCAGAATCCCTGACCAACCTCTTTAATTATGATGCCCCTCTAAATTGGTGGGACAATTATACGGCAGACGAAATCACATACTATTTGGTTCCTGGGAATCATGAAAGCATGTTTTCTGAACCCAACATAAAAACTTTAGCCAATAAACTCAATGTTTGTTTAAACAGCTTAGATAGTTTGCTATAA
- a CDS encoding integrase family protein — protein sequence MAEAEKGIKLTKTIVDKLEHIPGKTQTFYRDHDLKGFALRITSGGVKSFIVETRISGKVKRVTLGKYGNLTVEEARKQAKSLLGSVARGDDPIAEKKTKKVHAMTLQQVLNDYLKARKDLKPRTLNDYQCVLHEVVPDWLDKPLVNITREMIAKRHTKHGQANSKARANNAMRVLRAIFNYAMYEYQDGNGHPIITINPVKYLSHTRAWYRVDRKQTVIKPHQLTDWYKAVIILVETDNYRNALLWHDYFLLLLFTGMRKMEAASLRWEDIDLKSKTITLQDTKNHEIHTLPMSDFVYELMERRSRNKTSEFVFPADSKTGYIYEPKKAVNRVVELSGVPFTLHDLRRTFATIADSLDLPAYALKRLLNHKMNNDVTAGYIMKDVERLRKPMQQVANFLLKHIEEVNSLNVMVI from the coding sequence ATGGCGGAAGCAGAAAAGGGTATTAAATTAACCAAAACCATCGTTGATAAACTCGAACATATTCCCGGAAAAACCCAGACATTTTATCGTGATCATGATTTAAAAGGCTTTGCTTTAAGAATTACCTCTGGTGGTGTTAAAAGTTTCATTGTTGAAACCAGAATTAGTGGCAAGGTGAAAAGAGTCACCTTAGGTAAATATGGAAACTTGACGGTTGAGGAAGCCAGAAAGCAAGCCAAGAGTCTTTTGGGTAGTGTAGCAAGAGGTGATGATCCCATTGCGGAAAAGAAAACCAAAAAAGTTCATGCTATGACCTTACAGCAAGTTCTGAATGATTATCTCAAAGCAAGAAAAGATTTAAAGCCGCGCACTTTAAACGATTATCAATGTGTACTGCATGAAGTAGTCCCTGACTGGCTTGATAAACCGCTGGTGAATATTACTCGAGAGATGATTGCTAAACGACATACCAAGCATGGGCAGGCAAATAGTAAGGCACGCGCCAACAATGCAATGAGGGTATTAAGAGCCATTTTTAATTATGCTATGTATGAATATCAAGACGGCAATGGCCATCCAATCATCACCATTAACCCGGTCAAGTATTTATCTCATACACGGGCATGGTATCGAGTAGATCGAAAACAAACTGTTATTAAACCGCATCAGCTAACTGACTGGTATAAAGCGGTTATTATACTGGTGGAAACTGATAACTACCGCAACGCTTTATTGTGGCATGATTATTTTTTATTGCTCTTGTTTACCGGCATGCGAAAAATGGAAGCAGCCTCTTTACGCTGGGAGGATATTGATCTCAAATCCAAAACCATCACACTGCAAGACACTAAAAACCATGAAATCCACACGCTACCCATGTCTGATTTTGTCTATGAGCTAATGGAACGCAGAAGCCGGAATAAAACCAGTGAATTTGTATTTCCAGCTGATAGTAAAACTGGTTATATCTATGAACCTAAAAAAGCAGTGAATAGGGTTGTGGAATTATCTGGTGTGCCATTTACTTTGCATGATCTGAGGAGAACCTTTGCGACTATAGCAGATAGTCTTGATTTACCTGCCTATGCTTTAAAGCGGCTTCTTAATCATAAAATGAACAATGACGTTACTGCTGGATATATTATGAAGGATGTGGAGCGGTTACGTAAGCCAATGCAGCAAGTTGCTAACTTCCTGCTAAAGCATATTGAAGAGGTTAATTCATTAAATGTCATGGTGATTTGA
- a CDS encoding NYN domain-containing protein, whose protein sequence is MNKKRTTIYVDGFNLYYGCLKNSPYKWLDLKSLFSNLLDPSHEIVKIKYYTAHISSRSGNNDSMLRQKYYLQAIQKYIPELEIYYGHYLIHQITAKVVNPPPDFIKVYKTEEKGSDVNLALHVLNDAWLNEYDCVVVVSNDSDLAESLRLVKSQNNKTIGLIFPNTSSKRKPSRELSQYANFIKHIRTNVLSKSLLPENIPGTGIHKPTEW, encoded by the coding sequence ATGAATAAAAAACGCACTACTATATACGTTGATGGATTTAATTTGTATTATGGGTGCCTAAAAAATAGTCCTTATAAGTGGTTAGATCTAAAATCTCTCTTCTCTAATTTATTAGACCCATCACATGAAATTGTTAAGATAAAATATTACACCGCCCATATTTCCAGTCGCTCGGGTAACAATGACTCAATGTTGAGGCAAAAGTATTATCTTCAAGCAATACAAAAATATATTCCTGAACTTGAAATTTATTATGGACATTATTTAATACATCAAATTACTGCGAAAGTGGTAAATCCACCGCCTGATTTTATCAAAGTCTATAAAACAGAAGAAAAGGGATCTGATGTTAATTTAGCTTTACATGTTCTAAATGACGCATGGTTGAATGAATATGACTGCGTAGTTGTTGTTTCAAATGACAGCGATCTAGCGGAATCACTGCGTTTAGTAAAGAGCCAAAATAATAAGACAATAGGTCTAATATTTCCAAATACAAGTAGCAAACGGAAACCTTCTCGAGAATTATCTCAATATGCTAACTTTATTAAACATATTCGTACTAATGTTTTAAGTAAGTCATTACTTCCAGAAAACATACCTGGGACAGGTATTCATAAACCTACGGAATGGTAA
- a CDS encoding DNA-binding protein, whose product MTLKKPSRLHLLNEFESAPHSALFNQQTIAAVLSCSTQLLERNRWAGGGVPYLKIGRKVLYRKSDVLNFLQQQKIYYSTSDEGQLPLVESA is encoded by the coding sequence ATGACTTTAAAAAAACCATCCCGTTTACATCTATTAAACGAATTTGAATCTGCGCCACATTCTGCGCTTTTTAATCAACAAACGATCGCTGCAGTTTTAAGCTGCTCCACCCAGTTACTTGAACGTAACCGCTGGGCGGGTGGTGGTGTTCCCTATTTAAAAATTGGTCGCAAGGTGTTGTACCGAAAAAGCGATGTGTTGAATTTTCTCCAACAACAAAAAATTTACTACTCAACCAGTGACGAAGGTCAGTTACCGCTTGTTGAGAGCGCATAA
- a CDS encoding DUF927 domain-containing protein: protein MSQNHVIELANTLKQRPIVCDYAGGRFRLTNEGLTFIGIDKDGTPLSPRWICAPLHVIAKTRDARSGEWGRLLEWQDDDGVTHQWAMPLALLQGDASDVRRELARLGLSISPNRTARDLLASYLQVYPVDARTRCVDKLGWYGDVFVTAFQCIGNSTEKIVFQNTNAIEPAVSVKGSVEEWRDSIGRLASGNSRLVFAISVALAPVLAKIVGEDSGGFHFRGASSSGKSTALSLAASVWGNPQSYCRLWRSTTNGLEGLAALHNDGLLILDELSQMDPREAGEAAYLLANGQGKTRASRTGTVRQSSRWSLFFLSAGEESLTALMAKSGQRINAGQEIRLADIEADAGCQMGIFETINDQLSPASMALSLKKYSSQYHGAIGMAWLNKVVANRQTISRYITDTIQTFVDAVIQPDATGQIIRVARRFALVAAAGELASQFGLTGWQKGESFNAAKTCFIAWLDAFGIDGQREDRVIMAQVRAFFESHGASRFDNANSPNNDKILNRAGFYHTDGEGFRIYMVLTETYKNELCKGFDQRTVTRVLLQAGWLKPASDGKTSHKPRIKGVGTPRLYVFTGKIWGGE from the coding sequence ATGTCACAAAATCATGTTATTGAATTAGCCAATACACTAAAGCAGCGCCCAATTGTATGCGACTATGCCGGTGGTCGCTTTCGGTTAACTAATGAGGGGCTAACCTTTATCGGTATTGATAAGGATGGCACTCCTTTATCACCACGGTGGATATGTGCACCATTGCATGTCATTGCCAAAACTCGAGATGCTCGGAGCGGTGAATGGGGTCGTTTGCTGGAATGGCAGGATGATGATGGGGTAACTCATCAGTGGGCGATGCCATTGGCTTTGTTGCAAGGTGATGCCTCTGATGTGAGGCGGGAACTGGCAAGATTGGGATTGAGCATTTCTCCCAATAGGACTGCTCGCGATTTATTAGCCTCCTATTTACAGGTTTATCCAGTAGACGCTCGCACACGTTGTGTTGATAAACTGGGTTGGTATGGGGATGTCTTTGTAACAGCTTTTCAATGCATCGGGAACTCAACAGAAAAAATTGTATTCCAAAATACCAATGCCATTGAGCCGGCTGTATCCGTTAAGGGCAGTGTTGAAGAATGGCGTGACTCAATAGGTCGTCTGGCTTCCGGCAACTCAAGACTGGTATTTGCCATCTCGGTAGCACTTGCTCCAGTTCTGGCAAAGATTGTTGGCGAAGATTCAGGAGGCTTTCATTTCAGAGGGGCATCTTCATCAGGCAAAAGCACTGCATTGAGCTTAGCTGCCTCTGTTTGGGGAAACCCACAATCTTATTGCCGTTTATGGCGCAGCACCACCAATGGGCTTGAAGGCTTGGCTGCATTACACAATGATGGCTTGCTCATTCTTGACGAACTCAGTCAAATGGATCCCAGAGAAGCAGGGGAGGCGGCTTATTTATTAGCCAATGGCCAGGGAAAAACACGCGCCTCTCGTACTGGCACAGTTAGGCAATCCTCCCGATGGTCGCTATTTTTCTTATCTGCTGGTGAAGAGTCTTTGACAGCACTCATGGCAAAATCAGGACAGCGCATTAACGCAGGTCAGGAAATCAGGCTTGCTGATATTGAAGCCGATGCAGGTTGTCAGATGGGGATCTTTGAAACAATTAACGATCAACTAAGCCCAGCTAGTATGGCATTATCTCTTAAGAAATACAGCAGCCAATACCATGGCGCAATCGGTATGGCGTGGTTGAATAAAGTAGTTGCCAACCGACAAACAATCAGCCGATATATCACCGATACCATTCAAACCTTTGTTGATGCAGTCATTCAGCCCGATGCAACAGGTCAGATAATCCGAGTTGCCAGACGCTTTGCATTAGTTGCTGCTGCGGGAGAACTAGCTAGTCAATTTGGTCTGACAGGTTGGCAAAAAGGCGAATCTTTCAATGCTGCGAAGACTTGCTTTATTGCATGGCTGGATGCTTTTGGGATTGATGGCCAGCGCGAAGATCGCGTCATTATGGCGCAGGTACGCGCATTCTTTGAATCTCATGGTGCCAGCCGTTTTGATAATGCCAACTCACCCAACAATGACAAGATTCTCAACCGAGCAGGATTTTATCATACCGATGGCGAAGGATTTCGAATCTATATGGTGTTAACTGAGACGTACAAAAATGAACTGTGCAAAGGCTTTGATCAACGCACCGTAACCAGAGTTTTATTACAAGCCGGGTGGCTGAAACCCGCATCTGATGGCAAAACCTCACACAAGCCAAGAATCAAAGGAGTTGGAACTCCAAGATTGTATGTTTTTACAGGTAAGATTTGGGGAGGTGAATAA
- a CDS encoding TraK family protein: MKKSLVGNITSSKQSKQTTNARKHKVEFLAMRQNISEALEKGWSITIIWKTLRDEGSFTATYNTFRLYVLRYLYGQKSGCPQKEVNDQQPKRLAVNQDKEKKPTAKPSFTFNPKPNLKELL; encoded by the coding sequence ATGAAAAAATCCTTAGTAGGAAACATAACATCTTCTAAACAAAGCAAACAAACAACAAACGCCAGAAAACATAAAGTGGAATTCCTGGCTATGCGTCAAAACATTTCTGAGGCCTTGGAAAAAGGCTGGTCGATAACCATCATATGGAAAACGCTTAGGGATGAGGGAAGCTTCACAGCAACTTACAATACGTTCAGGTTATACGTATTGAGATACTTGTATGGTCAAAAGTCAGGGTGTCCACAAAAGGAAGTCAACGATCAGCAACCAAAGAGACTGGCCGTAAATCAGGACAAAGAGAAAAAACCAACTGCTAAGCCTTCATTTACCTTTAATCCAAAACCCAATTTAAAGGAACTTTTATGA
- a CDS encoding type IV toxin-antitoxin system AbiEi family antitoxin domain-containing protein → MKLSNEITLKDLFARPVFHAAEAREAGIHPSRLSYYVKTNRIERIGHGVYRGVESTVDADFQWEELIIIVKSIPHGVVCLVSALALYELTDEMPRENWIAVSHSTTAPKREHARVVRMRDMETGKTMYTIGGETVAIFDRERTIIDSFRYLSKEIAIKALKAAVSSRAPQKLDIKKLQKYAKQFGLNLEPYILAVTT, encoded by the coding sequence ATGAAACTAAGTAATGAAATTACATTGAAAGATCTGTTTGCAAGACCAGTCTTTCACGCCGCAGAGGCACGTGAAGCAGGTATCCACCCCAGCCGGCTCAGTTATTATGTAAAAACTAATCGAATTGAACGCATTGGTCACGGTGTTTATCGCGGTGTTGAATCGACTGTTGATGCTGATTTTCAATGGGAAGAATTGATTATCATCGTCAAAAGTATTCCACATGGCGTAGTATGCCTAGTCTCAGCTTTGGCTCTCTATGAACTGACGGATGAAATGCCAAGAGAGAATTGGATAGCCGTTTCTCATTCTACAACAGCACCTAAGCGAGAGCATGCCCGAGTTGTTAGAATGCGTGATATGGAAACAGGTAAAACAATGTACACAATTGGAGGGGAAACGGTCGCCATTTTTGACAGAGAAAGAACGATAATAGACTCTTTTCGTTATCTCAGTAAGGAGATAGCCATAAAAGCTCTTAAAGCAGCAGTTAGTAGTAGAGCTCCCCAAAAATTGGATATTAAAAAACTTCAGAAGTATGCGAAACAATTTGGGCTTAATCTTGAACCTTATATTTTGGCGGTAACAACATGA
- a CDS encoding cytochrome b: MESNKNWHYDTITRLLHWVIALLLIGLISIGWYMMSIEDQPNSGWYFNLHKSFGLIAAMLIFFRLIWRFTHKPAPLPSSVPHWQTIVSRGIHLLLYFCMLIMPITGFIGASFSKHGIIFFGVELPNWVNQSHAISEQFFEVHEVVAWILVGLIALHILAAIKHLVINRDKVFQRMWL; this comes from the coding sequence ATGGAGAGCAATAAAAATTGGCATTATGACACTATCACTAGATTGCTTCATTGGGTTATAGCCCTTCTTTTGATAGGGTTAATCAGTATAGGTTGGTATATGATGTCCATAGAGGATCAGCCTAATAGTGGTTGGTATTTTAACCTTCATAAATCCTTTGGCCTTATCGCTGCTATGCTGATTTTTTTTAGATTGATATGGAGATTTACCCATAAACCCGCCCCACTTCCATCAAGTGTTCCACATTGGCAAACTATTGTATCAAGAGGAATTCATTTGTTGCTTTATTTTTGCATGCTCATAATGCCAATTACTGGCTTTATCGGAGCTTCTTTTAGCAAACATGGTATTATTTTTTTTGGAGTAGAATTACCAAATTGGGTTAATCAAAGTCATGCTATATCAGAACAGTTTTTCGAAGTGCATGAGGTGGTTGCATGGATTTTAGTTGGATTAATCGCACTTCATATTCTTGCTGCAATTAAACATCTTGTTATTAACAGAGACAAAGTTTTTCAACGTATGTGGTTATAA
- a CDS encoding cupin domain-containing protein translates to MRTIGIKIAFISTLLVSGLISPSLFAGSKDAANNKINAVISSKVFEMAKKNENWKLALVTGKDAQVVFMNITPKTNPNNEIGLETHPFDQVIFVVEGQAKSVLNGKKSTVTAGDMIFVPQGIPHNFINLNVKKPFKIISVYSATDIPENAAYKQKSDTPQE, encoded by the coding sequence ATGAGAACAATCGGAATAAAAATAGCCTTTATCTCTACATTATTAGTATCAGGTTTAATCTCACCATCGTTATTCGCAGGTTCTAAAGATGCAGCTAACAATAAAATAAATGCTGTCATTTCCTCCAAAGTTTTTGAAATGGCAAAAAAGAATGAGAACTGGAAATTAGCACTGGTGACAGGTAAAGATGCGCAGGTTGTTTTCATGAATATCACACCTAAGACCAACCCCAACAATGAGATTGGGCTCGAAACACATCCATTTGATCAAGTCATATTTGTTGTTGAAGGTCAGGCTAAATCTGTCCTCAATGGCAAAAAATCAACTGTTACAGCAGGTGATATGATTTTTGTCCCTCAAGGGATTCCTCATAATTTTATTAATCTCAATGTAAAGAAACCATTCAAAATAATTAGCGTTTATTCGGCTACTGATATCCCTGAAAATGCGGCATATAAACAGAAATCTGATACACCACAAGAGTGA
- a CDS encoding VIT family protein — protein sequence MQHKEYHRIERIGWLRAAVLGANDGIISTASLLIGVAAAHTPYNGIFVAGIAGLIAGAMSMAAGEYISVSSQADTEKSALKREMTELQENLPNEIEELTTIYINRGLQRDFAEEVVKQLMAKDALGTHARDELGITEVTSARPLQAALFSACSFTVGSLLPLLMIFIVPRIYLIPSVSIMAVLFLALLGAVAAKVGGARIVLGSLRVVIWGTIAMLVSAGIGSLLGIGV from the coding sequence ATGCAACATAAAGAATATCATCGAATTGAACGAATTGGCTGGTTACGTGCTGCAGTATTGGGTGCAAATGACGGTATTATCTCTACCGCGAGCTTATTGATTGGTGTTGCTGCTGCTCATACCCCCTATAATGGAATATTTGTAGCAGGGATTGCAGGATTAATTGCTGGCGCCATGTCTATGGCTGCAGGTGAATATATATCAGTAAGCTCTCAAGCAGATACCGAAAAATCCGCCTTAAAACGTGAAATGACAGAACTTCAAGAAAATTTACCGAATGAAATAGAAGAATTAACTACTATATATATTAATCGTGGATTGCAGCGTGATTTTGCTGAAGAAGTTGTAAAGCAATTGATGGCTAAAGATGCATTGGGCACACATGCTCGCGATGAGCTTGGTATTACTGAAGTAACCAGTGCGCGCCCACTTCAGGCAGCTCTGTTTTCTGCCTGCAGTTTTACTGTTGGCTCGTTATTACCGTTATTAATGATTTTTATTGTTCCTAGAATCTACCTTATTCCATCAGTATCAATAATGGCGGTTCTATTTTTGGCATTACTCGGAGCAGTGGCTGCAAAGGTTGGCGGAGCTCGAATAGTATTAGGATCATTGCGTGTTGTGATATGGGGAACAATAGCGATGCTTGTAAGTGCGGGTATTGGCTCGCTGTTAGGCATAGGCGTATAA